The proteins below are encoded in one region of Triticum aestivum cultivar Chinese Spring chromosome 1B, IWGSC CS RefSeq v2.1, whole genome shotgun sequence:
- the LOC123129146 gene encoding protein FAM91A1 isoform X2, with translation MQQQMAATVEEQMMVKAIRDECPWETLPKRIQAAVVSKDEWHRRIVDYCIRKRLPWNNCFARKVCKEGEYYEDLLRYLRRNLALYPYHLADYICRVMRISAFKYYCDVLFEAMKNEQPYDSIPNFSAADALRITGVGRNEFIDIMNKCKSKKIMWKLSKSIAKELLPAQPADLAIEPWWGVRFVNFTLEEFKKRRGILRCASLSRGPFQRLLYAVFVVSSENATVAELAKTLQADLYQLQAAASFACRLGWAVKLLDTDSALRDSSATALPSNVLGDDEEGSRMSINSERSCPELLSSDCDGPRKISGTAYVGFIVDANVTSYLMMGSLSPGLKSHAVTLYEAGKLGYSCIADLCNDLASLEGKKFEGVLQEFANHAFSLRCFLECLLSGGTSPNESSDGNCQDDLSSPLSKKSIEEGADNVVGNNGSQHGDTPQQEYPTVDSQASSPSSIISRGMESVAENDFDSRQMVTQNDNSQATELDGPAVRKTKRNYRVNILRCESLASLAPSTLERLLLRDYDIVVSMIPFPHSSVLPSTAGPVHFGPPSYSSMTPWMKLALYTSGSCGPLSAVFMKGQRLRLLPEPLAGCEKALIWSWDHSVVAGLGGNFEENLVRGGLLLHYLNSMTRHSAVIVQPLGIKDLDESGNLVTMDVPLPLKNADGSITSALAGTDLPEGQMSNLTALLEDLSSKVELSTVGYLRLVRLHRVSESSELPEKESFEWIPLNLEFGIPLFNPKLCERICERVVDSNMLQKDDLTEHYESMQTVRKRLRELCTEYQATGPTARLLNQRGGSKNSPRQLQLMNIVSGRWSPFHDPSSPTQGGTSPGEHVRLKLGRRQKCFTEVLSFDGSILRSHALTPVYEAATRSVTEDQPSPSPKTDSEDSDTKDVVLPGVNLIFDGAELHPFDIGACLHARQPLSLIAEASAASLAMK, from the exons ATGCAGCAGCAGATGGCGGCGACGGTGGAAGAGCAGATGATGGTGAAGGCCATCAGGGACGAGTGCCCTTGGGAGACCCTCCCCAAGCGCATCCAGGCCGCCGTCGTCTCCAAGGACGAGTGGCACCGCAG GATTGTAGATTATTGTATACGAAAACGACTGCCATGGAATAACTGCTTTGCCCGTAAAGTATGCAAAGAGGGGGAATATTACGAGGATTTGTTGCGCTATCTCCGCAGAAATCTAGCA TTATACCCATACCATCTCGCAGACTACATCTGTCGAGTAATGAGGATATCAGCATTCAAATATTACTGTGACGTCCTTTTTGAAGCTATGAAGAATG AGCAACCATATGACAGTATTCCGAACTTCAGTGCTGCTGATGCCCTGAGGATTACCGGTGTTGGAAGAAACGAATTTATTGATATCATGAATAAATGCAAATCGAAG AAGATAATGTGGAAGCTGAGCAAATCAATTGCGAAAGAGTTGCTGCCTGCACAACCCGCAGATTTAGCAATAGAACCTTGGTGGGGAGTCCGTTTCGTCAACTTTACATTGGAAGAGTTTAAG AAGAGGAGGGGTATACTTCGATGTGCCAGTTTATCCAGAGGACCGTTTCAGAG GCTACTATATGCTGTATTTGTTGTATCAAGTGAAAATGCCACAGTTGCTGAATTGGCTAAAACTTTACAGGCTGACCTTTATCAACTCCAGGCAGCTGCATCATTTGCCTGTAGACTGGGATGGGCCGTAAAGCTTTTGGATACAGATTCCGCTCTTAGAGATTCAAGTGCTACTGCATTGCCCAGTAACGTTCTTGGTGACGACGAAGAAGGTTCGCGCATGAGCATCAACTCAGAAAGATCCTGTCCAGAATTGCTCAGCAGTGATTGTGATGGACCCAGGAAAATCTCTGGAACTGCTTATGTGGGCTTCATTGTGGATGCTAATGTAACTTCATACTTGATGATGGGCTCTCTATCTCCAG GATTGAAGTCTCACGCTGTTACGCTATATGAGGCAGGAAAACTGGGCTATTCTTGCATTGCTGATCTATGCAATGATCTAGCCAGTTTAGAAGGAAAGAAGTTTGAGGGTGTACTCCAGGAATTCGCAAACCATGCGTTTAGCCTGCGATGCTTCCTTGAGTGTTTGCTGTCCGGTGGAACTTCACCAAATGAATCTAGTGACGGAAACTGTCAGGATGATCTGTCCTCCCCTTTAAGCAAGAAAAGCATTGAGGAGGGCGCTGATAATGTTGTCGGGAATAACGGAAGCCAACATGGTGACACACCACAACAGGAATACCCAACGGTTGATTCACAGGCGTCGTCACCTTCAAGTATTATATCAAGAGGGATGGAAAGCGTAGCCGAAAATGATTTTGACAGCAGGCAAATGGTTACTCAAAATGACAATAGCCAGGCTACAGAACTGGATGGCCCAGCTGTGCGGAAGACTAAAAGAAATTACCGAGTCAACATTCTCCGTTGCGAGAGCTTAGCTTCACTGGCGCCATCGACGCTGGAAAGATTACTTCTTAGGGACTATGACATTGTGGTCTCTATGATACCTTTTCCACATTCATCAGTTCTACCCAGCACTGCAGGACCAGTACATTTCGGTCCGCCTTCTTACTCCTCAATGACACCTTGGATGAAGCTTGCCTTGTATACTTCTGGTAGTTGTGGCCCGCTCTCTGCTGTTTTCATGAAAGGACAGCGTCTGCGGCTGCTTCCCGAGCCATTAGCCGGCTGCGAAAAGGCACTAATATGGTCTTGGGATCACTCTGTGGTGGCTGGACTAGGAGGAAACTTTGAAGAGAACCTGGTAAGGGGAGGCCTTCTTCTGCATTACCTGAACTCAATGACAAGACATTCTGCTGTGATAGTGCAACCACTTGGCATAAAGGACCTTGATGAATCAGGAAACCTCGTAACCATGGATGTCCCATTGCCCCTGAAAAATGCTGATGGGTCAATCACATCCGCGTTAGCCGGAACTGATTTGCCTGAGGGGCAGATGTCAAATTTGACTGCCTTGTTGGAAGATCTATCCAGTAAAGTTGAGTTGAGCACGGTTGGTTACCTTCGTCTAGTAAGGCTTCACAGGGTAAGCGAATCCAGTGAACTTCCAGAGAAGGAAAGCTTTGAGTGGATACCATTGAACTTGGAATTCGGAATTCCTTTGTTCAATCCAAAGCTGTGCGAAAGAATATGTGAAAGGGTCGTTGACTCAAATATGCTTCAGAAAGATGATCTCACCGAACACTATGAGTCTATGCAGAcggtgaggaagaggttgcgcgAACTTTGCACCGAGTACCAAGCAACCGGTCCAACAGCAAGGCTATTAAATCAGCGGGGAGGCTCGAAGAACTCTCCGCGCCAACTCCAACTCATGAATATTGTGAGTGGAAGATGGAGTCCATTCCATGATCCATCATCGCCTACCCAAGGAGGGACGTCACCAGGTGAACATGTCAGGCTGAAGCTTGGAAGACGGCAGAAGTGCTTTACTGAAGTTCTGAGCTTTGATGGGAGCATCCTCAG GTCCCACGCACTCACTCCTGTGTATGAGGCTGCTACAAGATCTGTCACTGAAGATCAACCATCCCCTTCTCCGAAAACTGATTCAGAAGATTCTGATACCAAGGATGTGGTCTTACCAGGAGTCAATCTCATATTTGATGGCGCTGAGCTGCACCCGTTCGACATTGGCGCTTGCCTCCACGCCCGCCAACCCTTGTCATTGATAGCTGAGGCGTCGGCGGCGTCATTGGCCATGAAATGA
- the LOC123129146 gene encoding protein FAM91A1 isoform X3 encodes MQRGGILRGFVALSPQKSSNYICRVMRISAFKYYCDVLFEAMKNEQPYDSIPNFSAADALRITGVGRNEFIDIMNKCKSKKIMWKLSKSIAKELLPAQPADLAIEPWWGVRFVNFTLEEFKKLSEEETIAIDKICKEEVNSYVLFDPEVINCLYRRGGVYFDVPVYPEDRFRVSRLEGFVSNKDQSYEDPIEELLYAVFVVSSENATVAELAKTLQADLYQLQAAASFACRLGWAVKLLDTDSALRDSSATALPSNVLGDDEEGSRMSINSERSCPELLSSDCDGPRKISGTAYVGFIVDANVTSYLMMGSLSPGLKSHAVTLYEAGKLGYSCIADLCNDLASLEGKKFEGVLQEFANHAFSLRCFLECLLSGGTSPNESSDGNCQDDLSSPLSKKSIEEGADNVVGNNGSQHGDTPQQEYPTVDSQASSPSSIISRGMESVAENDFDSRQMVTQNDNSQATELDGPAVRKTKRNYRVNILRCESLASLAPSTLERLLLRDYDIVVSMIPFPHSSVLPSTAGPVHFGPPSYSSMTPWMKLALYTSGSCGPLSAVFMKGQRLRLLPEPLAGCEKALIWSWDHSVVAGLGGNFEENLVRGGLLLHYLNSMTRHSAVIVQPLGIKDLDESGNLVTMDVPLPLKNADGSITSALAGTDLPEGQMSNLTALLEDLSSKVELSTVGYLRLVRLHRVSESSELPEKESFEWIPLNLEFGIPLFNPKLCERICERVVDSNMLQKDDLTEHYESMQTVRKRLRELCTEYQATGPTARLLNQRGGSKNSPRQLQLMNIVSGRWSPFHDPSSPTQGGTSPGEHVRLKLGRRQKCFTEVLSFDGSILRSHALTPVYEAATRSVTEDQPSPSPKTDSEDSDTKDVVLPGVNLIFDGAELHPFDIGACLHARQPLSLIAEASAASLAMK; translated from the exons ATGCAAAGAGGGGGAATATTACGAGGATTTGTTGCGCTATCTCCGCAGAAATCTAGCA ACTACATCTGTCGAGTAATGAGGATATCAGCATTCAAATATTACTGTGACGTCCTTTTTGAAGCTATGAAGAATG AGCAACCATATGACAGTATTCCGAACTTCAGTGCTGCTGATGCCCTGAGGATTACCGGTGTTGGAAGAAACGAATTTATTGATATCATGAATAAATGCAAATCGAAG AAGATAATGTGGAAGCTGAGCAAATCAATTGCGAAAGAGTTGCTGCCTGCACAACCCGCAGATTTAGCAATAGAACCTTGGTGGGGAGTCCGTTTCGTCAACTTTACATTGGAAGAGTTTAAG AAGCTTTCTGAGGAAGAGACAATAGCAATAGACAAAATATGTAAGGAGGAAGTCAATTCATATGTTCTGTTTGATCCAGAAGTTATAAATTGTCTTTACAGAAGAGGAGGGGTATACTTCGATGTGCCAGTTTATCCAGAGGACCGTTTCAGAG TTTCAAGACTTGAAGGTTTTGTTTCAAATAAGGATCAGTCGTACGAAGATCCAATTGAAGA GCTACTATATGCTGTATTTGTTGTATCAAGTGAAAATGCCACAGTTGCTGAATTGGCTAAAACTTTACAGGCTGACCTTTATCAACTCCAGGCAGCTGCATCATTTGCCTGTAGACTGGGATGGGCCGTAAAGCTTTTGGATACAGATTCCGCTCTTAGAGATTCAAGTGCTACTGCATTGCCCAGTAACGTTCTTGGTGACGACGAAGAAGGTTCGCGCATGAGCATCAACTCAGAAAGATCCTGTCCAGAATTGCTCAGCAGTGATTGTGATGGACCCAGGAAAATCTCTGGAACTGCTTATGTGGGCTTCATTGTGGATGCTAATGTAACTTCATACTTGATGATGGGCTCTCTATCTCCAG GATTGAAGTCTCACGCTGTTACGCTATATGAGGCAGGAAAACTGGGCTATTCTTGCATTGCTGATCTATGCAATGATCTAGCCAGTTTAGAAGGAAAGAAGTTTGAGGGTGTACTCCAGGAATTCGCAAACCATGCGTTTAGCCTGCGATGCTTCCTTGAGTGTTTGCTGTCCGGTGGAACTTCACCAAATGAATCTAGTGACGGAAACTGTCAGGATGATCTGTCCTCCCCTTTAAGCAAGAAAAGCATTGAGGAGGGCGCTGATAATGTTGTCGGGAATAACGGAAGCCAACATGGTGACACACCACAACAGGAATACCCAACGGTTGATTCACAGGCGTCGTCACCTTCAAGTATTATATCAAGAGGGATGGAAAGCGTAGCCGAAAATGATTTTGACAGCAGGCAAATGGTTACTCAAAATGACAATAGCCAGGCTACAGAACTGGATGGCCCAGCTGTGCGGAAGACTAAAAGAAATTACCGAGTCAACATTCTCCGTTGCGAGAGCTTAGCTTCACTGGCGCCATCGACGCTGGAAAGATTACTTCTTAGGGACTATGACATTGTGGTCTCTATGATACCTTTTCCACATTCATCAGTTCTACCCAGCACTGCAGGACCAGTACATTTCGGTCCGCCTTCTTACTCCTCAATGACACCTTGGATGAAGCTTGCCTTGTATACTTCTGGTAGTTGTGGCCCGCTCTCTGCTGTTTTCATGAAAGGACAGCGTCTGCGGCTGCTTCCCGAGCCATTAGCCGGCTGCGAAAAGGCACTAATATGGTCTTGGGATCACTCTGTGGTGGCTGGACTAGGAGGAAACTTTGAAGAGAACCTGGTAAGGGGAGGCCTTCTTCTGCATTACCTGAACTCAATGACAAGACATTCTGCTGTGATAGTGCAACCACTTGGCATAAAGGACCTTGATGAATCAGGAAACCTCGTAACCATGGATGTCCCATTGCCCCTGAAAAATGCTGATGGGTCAATCACATCCGCGTTAGCCGGAACTGATTTGCCTGAGGGGCAGATGTCAAATTTGACTGCCTTGTTGGAAGATCTATCCAGTAAAGTTGAGTTGAGCACGGTTGGTTACCTTCGTCTAGTAAGGCTTCACAGGGTAAGCGAATCCAGTGAACTTCCAGAGAAGGAAAGCTTTGAGTGGATACCATTGAACTTGGAATTCGGAATTCCTTTGTTCAATCCAAAGCTGTGCGAAAGAATATGTGAAAGGGTCGTTGACTCAAATATGCTTCAGAAAGATGATCTCACCGAACACTATGAGTCTATGCAGAcggtgaggaagaggttgcgcgAACTTTGCACCGAGTACCAAGCAACCGGTCCAACAGCAAGGCTATTAAATCAGCGGGGAGGCTCGAAGAACTCTCCGCGCCAACTCCAACTCATGAATATTGTGAGTGGAAGATGGAGTCCATTCCATGATCCATCATCGCCTACCCAAGGAGGGACGTCACCAGGTGAACATGTCAGGCTGAAGCTTGGAAGACGGCAGAAGTGCTTTACTGAAGTTCTGAGCTTTGATGGGAGCATCCTCAG GTCCCACGCACTCACTCCTGTGTATGAGGCTGCTACAAGATCTGTCACTGAAGATCAACCATCCCCTTCTCCGAAAACTGATTCAGAAGATTCTGATACCAAGGATGTGGTCTTACCAGGAGTCAATCTCATATTTGATGGCGCTGAGCTGCACCCGTTCGACATTGGCGCTTGCCTCCACGCCCGCCAACCCTTGTCATTGATAGCTGAGGCGTCGGCGGCGTCATTGGCCATGAAATGA
- the LOC123129146 gene encoding protein FAM91A1 isoform X1 has product MQQQMAATVEEQMMVKAIRDECPWETLPKRIQAAVVSKDEWHRRIVDYCIRKRLPWNNCFARKVCKEGEYYEDLLRYLRRNLALYPYHLADYICRVMRISAFKYYCDVLFEAMKNEQPYDSIPNFSAADALRITGVGRNEFIDIMNKCKSKKIMWKLSKSIAKELLPAQPADLAIEPWWGVRFVNFTLEEFKKLSEEETIAIDKICKEEVNSYVLFDPEVINCLYRRGGVYFDVPVYPEDRFRVSRLEGFVSNKDQSYEDPIEELLYAVFVVSSENATVAELAKTLQADLYQLQAAASFACRLGWAVKLLDTDSALRDSSATALPSNVLGDDEEGSRMSINSERSCPELLSSDCDGPRKISGTAYVGFIVDANVTSYLMMGSLSPGLKSHAVTLYEAGKLGYSCIADLCNDLASLEGKKFEGVLQEFANHAFSLRCFLECLLSGGTSPNESSDGNCQDDLSSPLSKKSIEEGADNVVGNNGSQHGDTPQQEYPTVDSQASSPSSIISRGMESVAENDFDSRQMVTQNDNSQATELDGPAVRKTKRNYRVNILRCESLASLAPSTLERLLLRDYDIVVSMIPFPHSSVLPSTAGPVHFGPPSYSSMTPWMKLALYTSGSCGPLSAVFMKGQRLRLLPEPLAGCEKALIWSWDHSVVAGLGGNFEENLVRGGLLLHYLNSMTRHSAVIVQPLGIKDLDESGNLVTMDVPLPLKNADGSITSALAGTDLPEGQMSNLTALLEDLSSKVELSTVGYLRLVRLHRVSESSELPEKESFEWIPLNLEFGIPLFNPKLCERICERVVDSNMLQKDDLTEHYESMQTVRKRLRELCTEYQATGPTARLLNQRGGSKNSPRQLQLMNIVSGRWSPFHDPSSPTQGGTSPGEHVRLKLGRRQKCFTEVLSFDGSILRSHALTPVYEAATRSVTEDQPSPSPKTDSEDSDTKDVVLPGVNLIFDGAELHPFDIGACLHARQPLSLIAEASAASLAMK; this is encoded by the exons ATGCAGCAGCAGATGGCGGCGACGGTGGAAGAGCAGATGATGGTGAAGGCCATCAGGGACGAGTGCCCTTGGGAGACCCTCCCCAAGCGCATCCAGGCCGCCGTCGTCTCCAAGGACGAGTGGCACCGCAG GATTGTAGATTATTGTATACGAAAACGACTGCCATGGAATAACTGCTTTGCCCGTAAAGTATGCAAAGAGGGGGAATATTACGAGGATTTGTTGCGCTATCTCCGCAGAAATCTAGCA TTATACCCATACCATCTCGCAGACTACATCTGTCGAGTAATGAGGATATCAGCATTCAAATATTACTGTGACGTCCTTTTTGAAGCTATGAAGAATG AGCAACCATATGACAGTATTCCGAACTTCAGTGCTGCTGATGCCCTGAGGATTACCGGTGTTGGAAGAAACGAATTTATTGATATCATGAATAAATGCAAATCGAAG AAGATAATGTGGAAGCTGAGCAAATCAATTGCGAAAGAGTTGCTGCCTGCACAACCCGCAGATTTAGCAATAGAACCTTGGTGGGGAGTCCGTTTCGTCAACTTTACATTGGAAGAGTTTAAG AAGCTTTCTGAGGAAGAGACAATAGCAATAGACAAAATATGTAAGGAGGAAGTCAATTCATATGTTCTGTTTGATCCAGAAGTTATAAATTGTCTTTACAGAAGAGGAGGGGTATACTTCGATGTGCCAGTTTATCCAGAGGACCGTTTCAGAG TTTCAAGACTTGAAGGTTTTGTTTCAAATAAGGATCAGTCGTACGAAGATCCAATTGAAGA GCTACTATATGCTGTATTTGTTGTATCAAGTGAAAATGCCACAGTTGCTGAATTGGCTAAAACTTTACAGGCTGACCTTTATCAACTCCAGGCAGCTGCATCATTTGCCTGTAGACTGGGATGGGCCGTAAAGCTTTTGGATACAGATTCCGCTCTTAGAGATTCAAGTGCTACTGCATTGCCCAGTAACGTTCTTGGTGACGACGAAGAAGGTTCGCGCATGAGCATCAACTCAGAAAGATCCTGTCCAGAATTGCTCAGCAGTGATTGTGATGGACCCAGGAAAATCTCTGGAACTGCTTATGTGGGCTTCATTGTGGATGCTAATGTAACTTCATACTTGATGATGGGCTCTCTATCTCCAG GATTGAAGTCTCACGCTGTTACGCTATATGAGGCAGGAAAACTGGGCTATTCTTGCATTGCTGATCTATGCAATGATCTAGCCAGTTTAGAAGGAAAGAAGTTTGAGGGTGTACTCCAGGAATTCGCAAACCATGCGTTTAGCCTGCGATGCTTCCTTGAGTGTTTGCTGTCCGGTGGAACTTCACCAAATGAATCTAGTGACGGAAACTGTCAGGATGATCTGTCCTCCCCTTTAAGCAAGAAAAGCATTGAGGAGGGCGCTGATAATGTTGTCGGGAATAACGGAAGCCAACATGGTGACACACCACAACAGGAATACCCAACGGTTGATTCACAGGCGTCGTCACCTTCAAGTATTATATCAAGAGGGATGGAAAGCGTAGCCGAAAATGATTTTGACAGCAGGCAAATGGTTACTCAAAATGACAATAGCCAGGCTACAGAACTGGATGGCCCAGCTGTGCGGAAGACTAAAAGAAATTACCGAGTCAACATTCTCCGTTGCGAGAGCTTAGCTTCACTGGCGCCATCGACGCTGGAAAGATTACTTCTTAGGGACTATGACATTGTGGTCTCTATGATACCTTTTCCACATTCATCAGTTCTACCCAGCACTGCAGGACCAGTACATTTCGGTCCGCCTTCTTACTCCTCAATGACACCTTGGATGAAGCTTGCCTTGTATACTTCTGGTAGTTGTGGCCCGCTCTCTGCTGTTTTCATGAAAGGACAGCGTCTGCGGCTGCTTCCCGAGCCATTAGCCGGCTGCGAAAAGGCACTAATATGGTCTTGGGATCACTCTGTGGTGGCTGGACTAGGAGGAAACTTTGAAGAGAACCTGGTAAGGGGAGGCCTTCTTCTGCATTACCTGAACTCAATGACAAGACATTCTGCTGTGATAGTGCAACCACTTGGCATAAAGGACCTTGATGAATCAGGAAACCTCGTAACCATGGATGTCCCATTGCCCCTGAAAAATGCTGATGGGTCAATCACATCCGCGTTAGCCGGAACTGATTTGCCTGAGGGGCAGATGTCAAATTTGACTGCCTTGTTGGAAGATCTATCCAGTAAAGTTGAGTTGAGCACGGTTGGTTACCTTCGTCTAGTAAGGCTTCACAGGGTAAGCGAATCCAGTGAACTTCCAGAGAAGGAAAGCTTTGAGTGGATACCATTGAACTTGGAATTCGGAATTCCTTTGTTCAATCCAAAGCTGTGCGAAAGAATATGTGAAAGGGTCGTTGACTCAAATATGCTTCAGAAAGATGATCTCACCGAACACTATGAGTCTATGCAGAcggtgaggaagaggttgcgcgAACTTTGCACCGAGTACCAAGCAACCGGTCCAACAGCAAGGCTATTAAATCAGCGGGGAGGCTCGAAGAACTCTCCGCGCCAACTCCAACTCATGAATATTGTGAGTGGAAGATGGAGTCCATTCCATGATCCATCATCGCCTACCCAAGGAGGGACGTCACCAGGTGAACATGTCAGGCTGAAGCTTGGAAGACGGCAGAAGTGCTTTACTGAAGTTCTGAGCTTTGATGGGAGCATCCTCAG GTCCCACGCACTCACTCCTGTGTATGAGGCTGCTACAAGATCTGTCACTGAAGATCAACCATCCCCTTCTCCGAAAACTGATTCAGAAGATTCTGATACCAAGGATGTGGTCTTACCAGGAGTCAATCTCATATTTGATGGCGCTGAGCTGCACCCGTTCGACATTGGCGCTTGCCTCCACGCCCGCCAACCCTTGTCATTGATAGCTGAGGCGTCGGCGGCGTCATTGGCCATGAAATGA